TGGTTTTAGTAGAGCGGGTGACCTTGAAGAAGGTTTCCTATCAACAACATTTCTTTTAATTATATTAATTAGCATCGTTTGCCTCATCATTTTTACATTCCGTCAGTTAAAGCTAGAGGAGCCATTATTAGATGTTCGTGTGTTTCAATATAGAAGTTATACACAAGGAGTCATTATATTTGTATTAGTGATTATGGCGATGTTTGCTTCTGAGATTGTGATGCCAATGTATTTACAAGGTCCACTTGGTTACTCGGCTAAGATGACAGGTTTGTTACTATTACCAGGGGCGTTACTCAATGGATTAATGTCACCAGTAATGGGTAGTTTATTTGATCGGTACGGTCCTAGAAAGCTAATTATCCCAGGTACAATAGTACTTGTTGCTGTTATGTTCTTTTTTAGCAGAATCGACTCTTCAATACATATTTGGTTTTTTGTTTTAGCTTATATTGCGCTAATGTTAGCTATCTCGGCAATCATGATGCCAGCGGAAACGAATGGATTAAATGCTTTACCGAAGAAGTTATATCCTCATGGAACTGCAATTGTGAATACAATACAACCAATTGGAGGAGCGCTCGGTGTTTCAATTTTTGTAAGTATCATGACACAAGGTACAAATAATTATCTAGCAGAAGCAGATTCAATAACAAATGAGGTAATGAATGAAGCAATGACAAGAGGTGTACATCACTCTTATTGGTTTGCATTAGTCATAAGTATTGTTGCTTTTATCACTGCATTATTTGTGAAAAAAGCAGTCGCACCAGATTTCGATAAAGACTAAGTCTAATTCCAATATAAATAAAGTATGACAAAACTTATTCATTATTATTAATAAGTGTTATGAATTGACATTAGTTAGATGTCTAACTATAATGGGTGTATGGTTAATAAAAATGCAATCTCATTAATCAGTAGAATTAGGGAACATGCTAACAAGTTCATTGTTTCAGAATTAGAGAAACGAGGAATAACAGGCATGGCACCATCTCATGGGGATATACTAATGGTTCTTTATCAACATGAGCAGGCTACAATGAAACAACTAGCAGAGAGCATTAAACGAACAAAACCAACAGTAACTGTTTTGGTAAATAAACTTGTTGATTTAGGTTTTGTTCAAAAGCAAAAAGGCAGTATTGATGGAAGAATGACGTATATTACATTAACTGAAGAGGGTGAAAACTTAAGGAGTGTTTTCTTTGAGATTTCCGATCAATTAAATGATGTCGTATATGATGGTTTATCTATCGAAGAGCAAGAGCAATTGCATCATATGCTAGAAAGAATTTTAGACCTGTTCTATGACGTATCCACTGATAAGAAGACTTCAAAATCTTTGAAGGACAATGAAGTTTAAGTGTCAGTCTTCTATGTCAGAATAAAGGAACCCCCTTTGATGGGAGTTATACTTCATCGTAAGATTCAATTTTATAAAAAAAATGAAATTAAAAGGAGTAATGAAAAATGAAACATTTAGTTCTTTATGCACATCCAAACCCAGCGAGTTTTAATCATGCAATTTTAGAAACAACAGTTAAAACGTTAGAAGGCAAAGGTCATGAAGTTGTAGTTAGAGACTTGTACGATTTAAATTTTGCTCCAGTTTTAAACGGTAGTGACTTTGAAGCATTCCAATCTGGACAAATTCCAGCTGATATCAAAACTGAACAAGATTTTGTAACAGATGCTGATGTAATTACGATGATTTATCCAGTTTGGTGGACGGGCCTACCAGCAATCTTAAAAGGTTATATTGATCGTGTGTTCTCTTACGGCTTTGCATATTCTTATGCTGAAGACGGTAGTATTAATCAACTTCTAAAAGGTAAAAAAGGAGTAATTATTAATACACACGGAACTCCAAAAGACATCTATGATTCAATGGGAATGACAGATGCACTACAAAAAACTTCTGCAACAGGGATTTTTGGATTTGTTGGTATGGAGCCACTAGAATATATGGCATTTGGTGCGGTTCCTTTAGTAGATGACGCGACTCGCAAAACAATGCTAACTCAAATCGAGGATAAGTTAAATTCAATTTTTTAATCATGCATAGTAGAAAAAAGCTCAAGATTTCTTGAGCTTTTTTTATGTTTTTTTGTAATAATTGGTTAAAATGATTAAAAGTAGACTGGAAAAATAGTGTTATTTCCAGTCTAGAATGGTATGATTCGATATGAATCATAAAATAAAGGTTGTGTCAGGTATTGTATAATAAACGATGGTTTCAATCACTTGTTGTCTCGATTCTTGTCTTCTTGTTAATCTTTTTCATTCAACGAACAGATGCCGTTTTTGAACCTGTATTCGCATACATAGGAGCGATTGCTTTTCCAATTATCTTATCGGGTGTTTTGTACTATATTTCTCGCCCACTTACTAGGTTTTTAAAGAAGCGAAAAGTCCCCCAAGTACTTGCGATTTTTATTACAATAATTATTCTTTTATGTTCAATGTTTTTTGTAGTGAGATTTATCGCACCGATTGCTCAAGATCAAATTACAAAATTATTGAATAACGTACCTAAAATGGTGAATAGTGCAGAGGATATTTTTTATTATTGGAAAGAAAGTCAGGAGATCTTTCCCGAACAACTGAATGATGTGATCGATGATGCGAGCAAAATGGCGATTGAGCACATTGAAGAGTTTACAGTTGGTATAACGACCTTCGTGATAACGGTTGTTTCACAATTGGTGCAATTTGTATTCTTACTCGTACTTGTGCCTTTTTTCTTATTCTATATGTTGAAAGATGAGGATAAATTTCAGCCATTTTTAACGAAATTTTTTAATGAGAGAAAAGGAAATAGTTTAAGACGATTATTACAGTCAATTGACCAAACATTATCAGCGTTTATTCAAGGTCAACTTACAGTTAGCTTATGTGTAGGGGTAATGTTATACATTGGTTATGTCATTATTGGTTTGGATTACTCATTATCACTTGCCCTTTTTGGAATCGTTACGAACGTTATTCCGTTTTTAGGTCCATATCTTGCAGTAACACCTGCGATTCTTGTAGCGTTATTTCAAGATCCTGTAATGGCATTATATGTGGCTGTGATTATGATTGTAGCCCAGCAAATTGAAGGAAACCTTATTTCTCCTAATATCATGGGTAAGGCCTTAAATATTCACCCAATTACGATTATTACACTTATTCTTGCAGCAGGTAGTGTGGCAGGGTTTTTAGGCTTATTGTTTGTTATCCCAACTTACGCAGTCGTTAAGACTATTATTTCACACTTTTATCATGAATGGTTACGAACGAAAGCAGATTAACTTATAGCTAAAAACAAAGGGTCGATGTTTTGTGATTAAACATCGATCCTTTGTTATTTAGTTCCAATCTCCTGTTTTTATGTGGATGACCTGACAGCTTGTGTTGCTTTATCAATCATATTATGAGAACTTTCGATTCCTATATATTCGTTACAGTTGTTGTTTAATCATTTATTACCGAATTTCGTATCTCCACTGTTTAAGTCAAGAATGCTTATGGGTTCGATGCTTCCAATAAGTTCTGAGATTATACGTTGTTTAATTGTCTCATTTGCATCTTCTTTCCTCTGTCTTTTTTCCATAAATGTTTCAAAGACTGAATCATCATTATTAAAACCAGAACTATAATACCACATTGTTGAAACCTTCTTACATTAGTTAACTAATAATATGATATTTTTCCTATCAATCGGACAGTCAATTCATTATACAGAGGTTACTGTCCAAGAAAAAATAGTGATTTTTTTTTTGTAACTCGCTATACATAGTGTGTAGAGATAAGAAAAAATAAAAGGAGCGATGTTATTAGTGTATGTTCTAAAAGGAAGACAAAAAGTGCCGAGTAGATCAAGGGATTAGCAGGATAAGTTGACGAAGTGAAGAGAAAGCTATCGTTCTTGTTTCTTTTGAGCAATCACTATTAAGGTGGTAATGAACTATTTAGGTGAAAATAAGTCATTTTCATTTCAAAATTGATTTTGTAAGAAATTCACTTTATTGACAATAATAATTGGTAATTTTGTAGATTATACAAGTTAATTACAGTATAATCTTACGAGAATTTACCTTTTATTGAAGAAAAAGTTAGAATATTTATGCTCTAACAGGAGAAATAGCTACATAAAAAATCAAGGGGGTATCATCCATATGGAGACGAATCAACCAATAACAACACAGAAGAAATCGCCATTGAAATGGATTATTCTTGTAATCATACTTGGAATAGGAGCTGGAGCAGCAGCTGTATATGGCTTTGGGATAAGTAATTCACCGAAAGCGCTATATTTACGAGCAGAATATAATACGTATAAGCAATTTCAAGAGGATCTGGATGAATATTATGGAGATGAATTAGCATTTCAAGAACGTGTTATGGATGAGCCTTCACGAACTATAACTGAGTTAAGTGGTAATTTTGATGTGCAAGGATCGTATCTTCCGCAGGAAATCGGCTTAGTTCAAAGTATTCTTGAGCAATTAACAATTAATATGACTTCAGAGCAAGATCCAACTAAATCAGAAAGCTTTGTGAATGTTGGATTAGAAATGGGCGGAGCGAATTTGCTTGATATGAATGTAGTACAGACGAAAGATAAGCTTGGTTTACAAGTTCCAGTACTATATGATCAAATGTTATACGTTGAGGCAGAAAATTTCGGTGAGGCAATGCGTCAGATTGATCCATATTATGAAGGACCTGAGCAATTAAATTTTGAAAGTTATAGTTATAAAGATTTCCAATTAACGGATAAAGAGAAAGAGCACCTTAAAGAAAATTATGGCTTATTCTTAGTTAGCCAGTTAACAGATGAACAGTTTACATTAGAAAAAGGTGTGAGTTATGAATTTAACGGTGTAGAGCAGAAGTTAGATAAACTTACGATAAGTTGGACACCTGAAGAAACAATGACCGTTATCAATCAATTGATTGATAAATTAATTGAAGATGCAGAACTTCAAACGATGATTGCTGACCGTGTTACGAAGTTTGCATCAAATCCAGCACTAGCAGGTGAACTTGGCGTAGATGACTTAAGTAGTCCTGAAAATGTTAAACGTTTATTTGTAGAGGATTTGAATGGACTAAAATCAGATATGGAAGATTTGGAGTTTCCAAATGGACTTCAATCTGTTGTTTATATAAATAACGATAAGCAAATTGTTGATCGAGAATTGGCAACAACTATAGCTGATAAACAAGATAATGGCGTTAAATTTGTCGTTTCAACTAAAAATGTTCCACTTGAAAGTAAGCAAGTTGCTCAAGGGTTTAAGGTAGAGATGGGTTCATTAGATGAAGAGGCGATAATTGAATTTGATGTAGTGAATGTGATTACAAAAGGCAAAGAGAGAAATGATGCTCTGACAGCAACTTTATATGTTGAAGAATATGGAAGAGTAGAAAATGATCTGAAATTTGAAATGAATTCAACTACTAACACTAATTCGGAAAATCGAGAGGTCGTCACTCATGACTTTAATCTCCTGTTTGATGGTCAAATGGTAGACGCAGGTCTTTCAGCTATAAGCGGTACAATAACAGAAGAGAAAGAGATTAATTTAAATGACGATTTTGGGATTTACAATTATGATATTGAATTGAATCTAGGAAATGAGGCTGAAGGGGCAAACATTAATTTTGTTATGGATACAAAAACAGAATTTACGGATGGAATTAACGTAGCAGATAAATTAAATGATGCAGTTAATGTAGCAGAAATGACTGAGGCTGAAATGATGCAACTACAACAACAAGTTTCATTGAGTGCTCAGCAGCTGATTATGAGTAATATGAATCTATTCATGCAATAGGTGATGATTGAATGAAAACCATCGTCCATCTATGTGCCTTTCAATTAAAGGCATTGTTACGAAATAAAAAAGGCTTGCTCATATATATTTTTATACCACTCATTCTATTGTTTAGTTTAGGTTTAGTAGGATTCCAATTTTTTTCTCAAAGTGAGCATGTAGAACCTTTCAAGATCGCTATCGTTGATCATGATGGTACGTTTGAAACGAGATACATCATTAATCAATTAACGACTCATGAACAATTACAAGCATTAATTGAACCAGTAAGTTTAAGTGAAGAGCAAGCAGGAGAATACATGAAAAGTAATATGATTGCGGCGATGGTTATTATTCCAGAAGATTTTAGTAAACATGTAGCACGAGGGAAAAATATACCGATTAAGGTTATTGGAAATTCCAGAAAACCTTTACAAGCTAATTTAGTGCGGCATTTGATGACAAGTGCCGCTTCTTTTGCATCTGCAGCTCAGAGTGGTATTAATACGGTTGATTTTTTTATACATAAGTCAAATATATCAAATGCGGAGCGGCGATCTGTGTACAAAGAAAATATTGTGACTTACTCTTTGTATGTATTAGGTAGAAATGAGATATTTGTGGAGAAGAACATCGAAGGATTACATCAGCGGAATCTTATTCAATATTACATGATCTCTTTGTTCGTCTTGTTGATATTTATTTGGAGTTTTAGTGGAATAACTCTCATGCATGGTCGAATTGAAGGTTCGTTAGCAAAGAGGTTGTTATCAAGAAATATTTCGAGTGTAGTAATTACTATTTCAAACTTGCTCTCACTCACAATTTTTATTTCAGTGTTATCTGTATTAATAGGAGTAGTTTGCTTGTTCTTAATAGATTTAATCTCGTTTTATGTACTTATTAGGTTCATTGGATATATGATTTTCAGTGTTTTTTCATTTGTTACTTTGTTTTACTTTGTCCATTCTATGATTAACAGTGAAAAAGTTTATCAGCTTATTGGGTTAATTGTTGTAGGTGTTGGTGCTGTAGCTGGTGGTCACGTTATACCGCCGGCCTATTTTAATGGATGGGTTGAGGTACTTCATTCAGTTCTCATAAATGGTAAGGCGTTACAATTGATGTTATCACTGTTTGAACAGAGTAGCGAAAGTAATCAAAGTATATTGATTTTTTTAATCTGTACATCGGTTGTGTTTGTAGGAATGACAATGTTACATGCTGTTAGAGAAGAGAGGAACGTTTAGATGAGGATGGTAGGTAGAATATTTTACCTGATGATATCAAAACCTTTGCTTCTACTCTTTTATTTATTAACACCTATTGTCCTCATCATTGTTATAAATCAGTTTTTCGAAGAAGGTCAAAAGCAAGTCGGCATTCCTATTATCGTTATTGATGAAGACCACACCGAGTTGTCAGAAACGATTGTTCACCGTTTGAAGAACATGGAAGGTAACGTTCGTTTTGTTGAACGTAATTTTGAACAAGCACAAAAACTTTTATTGCAAAATGAAGTTGATAGTGTGTTTGTGATTAAGGAAGGCTTCCACGATAGCTTAATAACTGAGCAGAAGAAAGAAATGATTGAAATATGGTTATCTCCTTATTCACTAGCATACGGAATAGTTAGAGAAGTGATCGCAAGTGAAGTCATGCGTTACTCTAGCGATGTCAAAGCAGCAAATGATGTCATAAAGTATTATGATAAACATCGTGTACCTTATGAATCAGATGAACAATTATGGAAAGATGCTTATGAGTATACTGAACAACAGTGGATTCCTAAGCCACTTATGACAATAAATTATGAGCAGGACGAAGGTTTAATTCAACCAGACGGAACCTTATTAGAGAAGGATCAAGTAGATTTTAATTTAAAAATATGGGTGTTTTTTACGCTGTTCATTATATTTTTATCCTGTGATTGGTTAGTTCGAGAACGTCATTTATTTTCTCGGATAAAAGTCTCATATCATGGATTAAGTCGTTATGTTATCCAAAAAAGTACTGTGCTCTTTATTGTACATAGTTCTCAAGCAACTCTTTCATTTTTGCTATTTTATAAGTCTCGTAGTTTGAACGAGTTTTTAGCGATGATTTTATTTATAATTTTATCCTTGAGTATTGGTGTAGTAATTGCTACGTTCTTTGGACGTAAGGAAAGCTATTATATTGCAAGTTTATTTATCGCGATTTTATTATTGAGTTCTGGAAGCGGTAATCTGCCTTTATCTCTTGAAATGAATTGGATGACAGACGTGTTAAGCTGGTCACCAATTAATGTTTTTATCGAATCATTTTATTCACTAAGTTGGTTGTATCATGTATGGTTATTGTTCTTAAGTGTATTCTTTTTAGGAATTGGATTATGGAAGTTGAGGGTCACTTATGATTAAAATAGAAGGATTGCAAAAAAAGTACGGTTCGAAAGAAATATTAACGAACATCTCGCTGCATGTGAAGAAAGGAGAAATATTTGGTTTGCTCGGTTCAAACGGAGCAGGAAAATCAACGTTACTATCAATCTTATCAAGTTTAATTAAACCATCAGATGGTGTTGTCAAGATAGGTGAGTACTCTATTTTAAAACAGCGGCGTAAAATCAGAGAAATGATAGGGTTTGTACCTCAAGAAATTACGTTAGTAAACGATTTAACGGTTAAGGAAAATATGAAGTTCTGGAGCCATTTTACGAACAGAAAGGTAGACGAACGTTACTTACGGGCTCTTTGCGATAAGGTTCAATTGAATGAACAATGGAATGATAAAGTTAGTAACTTATCTGGGGGCATGAAGCGTAAATTGAATATTGCAGTATCGTTGATTCATGACCCGCAAGTACTGTTAATGGATGAGCCAACGGTTGGAATTGACCTACAGTCGAAATGGGAGATTAATCAATACATTAAGGAGTTAGCCTCCAATGGAAAAACAGTGCTTTATACGACACATGATGTAGAGGAAATAGTGAATGTTTGTGATCGCATAGGTGTATTAAAGAATGGAACTATGAGCTTTGTTGGCACAGTAAAGGAAGCTAAAAATCATATAGATATGAACAATGAGCACGAACTAAGTGACCAAGAAGTAATATATCGTTTATTAACACGTGACTAGAAATAGATTAATTGTAGTAAGAGTATCTAATAGGTAATAATTCTCGTTTACACCTCTACTAAGGATGATAGTTTAAACACATTTAAAGGATTGTTTATTAATAAAACGATAGTCTAAGCTCTGTACGTTTGTTACAGCTTAGGCTTCTTTTCATTATAGCTCATATGTCTTAATTAAACGTTTGATTAAGTTAGTTAGAACTTATTAGAGGTTTTGAAAACGTTGTCGAAATTACACAATTCTTCTCGAAAAAGCAGTAGATGTATAGTGAATAATGTGATAACTTGAATTTACTACATGCGCTACTATTTTATGTTATTTGAAGATGGTTTCATGGTAGTGGTGTAGTT
The sequence above is a segment of the Bacillus solimangrovi genome. Coding sequences within it:
- a CDS encoding MDR family MFS transporter, producing MKKEINTRAILITFMIGAFFAFLNETLLNIALTELMNVFNVDAPTVQWLSTGFMLVMGVLMPISALLIQWFTTRKMFIGVMLIFLIGTTVAAVAVNFPMLLTGRMIQAIGTGLLIPTIMNALLLLYRPEVRGKIMGTFGLVIMFAPAIGPTLSGVIVDTLGWRWLFISVIPFTLFSIIFAVKFLQNVGEVTKPKVDILSIVLSTIGIAGVIYGFSRAGDLEEGFLSTTFLLIILISIVCLIIFTFRQLKLEEPLLDVRVFQYRSYTQGVIIFVLVIMAMFASEIVMPMYLQGPLGYSAKMTGLLLLPGALLNGLMSPVMGSLFDRYGPRKLIIPGTIVLVAVMFFFSRIDSSIHIWFFVLAYIALMLAISAIMMPAETNGLNALPKKLYPHGTAIVNTIQPIGGALGVSIFVSIMTQGTNNYLAEADSITNEVMNEAMTRGVHHSYWFALVISIVAFITALFVKKAVAPDFDKD
- a CDS encoding MarR family winged helix-turn-helix transcriptional regulator, giving the protein MSNYNGCMVNKNAISLISRIREHANKFIVSELEKRGITGMAPSHGDILMVLYQHEQATMKQLAESIKRTKPTVTVLVNKLVDLGFVQKQKGSIDGRMTYITLTEEGENLRSVFFEISDQLNDVVYDGLSIEEQEQLHHMLERILDLFYDVSTDKKTSKSLKDNEV
- a CDS encoding NAD(P)H-dependent oxidoreductase — protein: MKHLVLYAHPNPASFNHAILETTVKTLEGKGHEVVVRDLYDLNFAPVLNGSDFEAFQSGQIPADIKTEQDFVTDADVITMIYPVWWTGLPAILKGYIDRVFSYGFAYSYAEDGSINQLLKGKKGVIINTHGTPKDIYDSMGMTDALQKTSATGIFGFVGMEPLEYMAFGAVPLVDDATRKTMLTQIEDKLNSIF
- a CDS encoding AI-2E family transporter, which translates into the protein MYNKRWFQSLVVSILVFLLIFFIQRTDAVFEPVFAYIGAIAFPIILSGVLYYISRPLTRFLKKRKVPQVLAIFITIIILLCSMFFVVRFIAPIAQDQITKLLNNVPKMVNSAEDIFYYWKESQEIFPEQLNDVIDDASKMAIEHIEEFTVGITTFVITVVSQLVQFVFLLVLVPFFLFYMLKDEDKFQPFLTKFFNERKGNSLRRLLQSIDQTLSAFIQGQLTVSLCVGVMLYIGYVIIGLDYSLSLALFGIVTNVIPFLGPYLAVTPAILVALFQDPVMALYVAVIMIVAQQIEGNLISPNIMGKALNIHPITIITLILAAGSVAGFLGLLFVIPTYAVVKTIISHFYHEWLRTKAD
- a CDS encoding DUF6583 family protein, which translates into the protein METNQPITTQKKSPLKWIILVIILGIGAGAAAVYGFGISNSPKALYLRAEYNTYKQFQEDLDEYYGDELAFQERVMDEPSRTITELSGNFDVQGSYLPQEIGLVQSILEQLTINMTSEQDPTKSESFVNVGLEMGGANLLDMNVVQTKDKLGLQVPVLYDQMLYVEAENFGEAMRQIDPYYEGPEQLNFESYSYKDFQLTDKEKEHLKENYGLFLVSQLTDEQFTLEKGVSYEFNGVEQKLDKLTISWTPEETMTVINQLIDKLIEDAELQTMIADRVTKFASNPALAGELGVDDLSSPENVKRLFVEDLNGLKSDMEDLEFPNGLQSVVYINNDKQIVDRELATTIADKQDNGVKFVVSTKNVPLESKQVAQGFKVEMGSLDEEAIIEFDVVNVITKGKERNDALTATLYVEEYGRVENDLKFEMNSTTNTNSENREVVTHDFNLLFDGQMVDAGLSAISGTITEEKEINLNDDFGIYNYDIELNLGNEAEGANINFVMDTKTEFTDGINVADKLNDAVNVAEMTEAEMMQLQQQVSLSAQQLIMSNMNLFMQ
- a CDS encoding ABC transporter permease, producing MKTIVHLCAFQLKALLRNKKGLLIYIFIPLILLFSLGLVGFQFFSQSEHVEPFKIAIVDHDGTFETRYIINQLTTHEQLQALIEPVSLSEEQAGEYMKSNMIAAMVIIPEDFSKHVARGKNIPIKVIGNSRKPLQANLVRHLMTSAASFASAAQSGINTVDFFIHKSNISNAERRSVYKENIVTYSLYVLGRNEIFVEKNIEGLHQRNLIQYYMISLFVLLIFIWSFSGITLMHGRIEGSLAKRLLSRNISSVVITISNLLSLTIFISVLSVLIGVVCLFLIDLISFYVLIRFIGYMIFSVFSFVTLFYFVHSMINSEKVYQLIGLIVVGVGAVAGGHVIPPAYFNGWVEVLHSVLINGKALQLMLSLFEQSSESNQSILIFLICTSVVFVGMTMLHAVREERNV
- a CDS encoding ABC transporter permease, coding for MISKPLLLLFYLLTPIVLIIVINQFFEEGQKQVGIPIIVIDEDHTELSETIVHRLKNMEGNVRFVERNFEQAQKLLLQNEVDSVFVIKEGFHDSLITEQKKEMIEIWLSPYSLAYGIVREVIASEVMRYSSDVKAANDVIKYYDKHRVPYESDEQLWKDAYEYTEQQWIPKPLMTINYEQDEGLIQPDGTLLEKDQVDFNLKIWVFFTLFIIFLSCDWLVRERHLFSRIKVSYHGLSRYVIQKSTVLFIVHSSQATLSFLLFYKSRSLNEFLAMILFIILSLSIGVVIATFFGRKESYYIASLFIAILLLSSGSGNLPLSLEMNWMTDVLSWSPINVFIESFYSLSWLYHVWLLFLSVFFLGIGLWKLRVTYD
- a CDS encoding ABC transporter ATP-binding protein, producing the protein MIKIEGLQKKYGSKEILTNISLHVKKGEIFGLLGSNGAGKSTLLSILSSLIKPSDGVVKIGEYSILKQRRKIREMIGFVPQEITLVNDLTVKENMKFWSHFTNRKVDERYLRALCDKVQLNEQWNDKVSNLSGGMKRKLNIAVSLIHDPQVLLMDEPTVGIDLQSKWEINQYIKELASNGKTVLYTTHDVEEIVNVCDRIGVLKNGTMSFVGTVKEAKNHIDMNNEHELSDQEVIYRLLTRD